DNA sequence from the Pomacea canaliculata isolate SZHN2017 linkage group LG7, ASM307304v1, whole genome shotgun sequence genome:
AGATAAACTAATTCTTAAAATACAACTCCAAAGTTGCTAATTACACAAAACTGTAATCAACAAATATTCTAACAGAAAGTTTCTCCGTTTTTGCTCTGAAAGAACTCTTCAGTTCATGAAGTCCGCCACAGAGTCAGACGTGATCATGTCTGTTACATCTGTGACATCACAGTCACGGCACCTGATGCTGCACTCAGGTTGCACCAAGAAATTGTTGTGACAAATCTGTCAACAATTATCCAATAAATGACAATTTACTTACAGAAACATTGACGATGGACTTGTGTACAAATGACATTTCACTCCAATACGTGTTGTGTAAACAACGACTGTTTACAAATGACATTTCACTCTAACACGTGTTGTGTAAACAACGACTGTGTACAAATAACATTTCACTCCAATACGTGTTGTGTAAACAACGACTGTTTACAAATGACATTTCACTCCAGCACGTGTTGTGTAAACAACGACTGTTTACAAAGGACCTGTCCTTGCAGGACACAAGTCTGTTGCTGGACAGCGACTGGCCGGCCTTCACCCCGTGCTTCCAGAACTCACTGCTGGTGTGGGTGCCATGCGGGTGGCTGTGGCTGCTCCTCCCTGCTTACCTCCCCTACCTGCTCCGCCTGCACGACGGCGTCAGGATACAGGTGAACGTCCTCAACACACTCAAGACGGTGAGTTTGTCAGCAACACCTCAACCCTCAATATACTCAAGACGGTGAGTTTATCAGCAACACAGAGACACAACGGAGACAGAGATGTGTCACTGACCAACGCGTAATGAGTCACACACTAGTCACCGcctgtgtctgtctgttgtgttaATACAAGATGTCTGACAGCGCTTTATTTACAGTCATTGCGTGTCATGTCATATACAGTcttcagtgtcagtgtgtgaagATCGTGTcactcagtgtcagtgtgtgaagGTCATGTcactcagtgtcagtgtgtgaacATCATGTcactcagtgtcagtgtgtgaagATCGTGTcactcagtgtcagtgtgtgaagGTCATGTcactcagtgtcagtgtgtgaagGTCATGTcactcagtgtcagtgtgtgaagATCGTGTcactcagtgtcagtgtgtgaagGTAATGTcactcagtgtcagtgtgtgaagATCATGTcactcagtgtcagtgtgtgaagATCGTGTcactcagtgtcagtgtgtgaagATCGTGTcactcagtgtcagtgtgtgaagGTAATGTcactcagtgtcagtgtgtgaagATCGTGTcactcagtgtcagtgtgtgaagATCGTGTcactcagtgtcagtgtgtgaagATCATGTcactcagtgtcagtgtgtgaacATCATGtcactcagtgtcagtgtcaaCTACATGTCACCGTGTGTCGTAGCTGCTGTGCCTGCTGCTGGCCATACTGGTGGGGGTGGAGATGCTACGAGCCGGAGACGAGGAAGTGGACGACGGAAGGAAGGTGGCGACAGTCATCTACGTGTCCGGAGGTCTCAAAATGGCGACTTTCGTAAGTCGCACCTGTTTGACCTCACCTTTCTCCATTGCATGAATAATgtacaacaataaataacaacaataatacatcacacacaccgGCTTGCACATCACTGTTCCATTGTGACAAtggtgctgacgtcactgtgttGTGTAACACAAACATCAGCGGCTGACTACGTCATTTCCTGTTGACGTCTGAACACTTTACATGCATGCAGGCTGTTCACACAAAGAACACGGTGCGGTCCACACCTTGGTGAAAGTAACATAGTGAAGTAACGAAAATAGTGTTCTACACCCTGTGGTAGTCAATTAACACATTGTTCTACATCCTGTTACAGACAGCTAACACATTATTTTACATCCTGTTATATACAATTAATACATTATTCTACACGTTGTTAGCTGATACATATTCTACACCCTGTTTTATGCAAGATATTATTCTACACTCTGTCATATACACCTAACACATTATTCTACATCCTGTTCCAGACAGCGAACACATTATTCTACATCCTGCTATGCACAGCATTAATCTACACCCTGCTACACACATATGTCTGTAACCTTTCTCTGTGATGTCTTGACCCCAGCTGCTGGCGGGGGCCTGGTGCAGGTGGAGAGAGTGAAGGGTGTTGTAACCTCGGGGGTGCTGTGGCTGTTCTGGTTTTTCCTGACCATCGCAGGTATCGTCCCCTTCTACACCAAGATACACCAAGAGGTGAGGATGGTGACACCAGCTGTAACGGTAACCCGCTGTGTGCTCAGAGTTTGTAACGCATACATAGGAATATTACATTGGGATATAGTGTCACGTGCATACAAAGGAACATTACATTGGTATATAATGCCACGTGCATATAATGCCACGTGCAGTCACCGATACCATAACAATCAAGTGTCACCCGACACTGGCTGCTGTATGCAAATTACAAAGGTCAAGGAACGTCAACCAATcatcagatgtgtgtgtgtgttacaggaATACAACTCGTCGCTGTTCATGTTCGCTCTCTACTACATCTACTTCGCTCTGGTCCTCACACAACTGGTTCTCCACAGCTTTGCCGATAGACTCGGTCGTCATGGTTACCAGTTCCTGGGACAGGTGTGTAGGCGCTTGGCTTCAGGCGAGACTGCCACAGGTCTGATGACAAACTTTGACATAGTTTGATCGCGGGGACATTGCCACCGCTGCCTGCTGACAGTTGTAACAGTTGTAACAGCGACAACAGTTGTAACCGTTGTAACAGTGGCAACCGTTGTAACAGCGACAACAGTTGTAACGGTTATAACAGGTGTGACAGCGACAACAGTTGGATGAGCCCTTGTCTACCGTGTGCTCACCTGGACAGACTGCGCTACTCACGCACATTGACACACTGTGTAGACATGTAGCAATAATGatattgttgtgttgttgaaAAATGTAACATACACTCGACAGAGCACTTTcaaatgtgcatgtgtgtgtgtgtggatgtatacgtgtgtgtgcatgattgtgtgcatgtgtgtctgtacgtgtgtgtgtgtttgtttggacAGAAACCATCTCCTGAGGTCCTCGCGTCGTTTCCAAGCCGCCTGGTGTTTTGGTGGATCAACAGGTGCGTGTTACGTCACAAGCGTCACCACCTCTACCGTTACCATGGTTACCGTAATTAAAACGTGACTTGTAGGTCTTCATCGCTTGCATTGTCAAATCActttcatttctcgtctcgggcacgctgttctttctcggcacgtggcatctgtttacagggctgactgcttgccgtgatgtagtcttagttgctggcacggcgtaaaacacaagtcacacacacacatacacacacatacacacatttacactCCTCATTGACCTCATCGTCGCCTTTCTCCACACCTCGTCGTCCTTGTCATCATGTGACCAGTTGGCTAGCATGGACAGACAACCTCCACCAATCAGTAAGCGCTGACACTCAGTGACACACACGTGTCAGCACCGACACATGATTGGTATTGTAATGAGTTACTATTCATGACACAAGGACAGTCCGTCACACGCGCTATTAATATCGAGTTGCAGTGTCCTTTAACCCTTTGACCTATACTCCACACAGAGACTGGTTGTCCATCAGCCAGTGTACTAGTGTACACCTTCACGCTAAGGTGAAAGGTCAGTGTATCACACGTCGTCCTGTTTCAGTCTGGTTGTTCGCGCGTACCGCCATGGCCTGACGCAGGATGACCTCTTTGACCTCCACCCACGTGACCAGTCAGCGCGCGTCGTACCTGAGTTCCAAGCGGCCTGGGAGCGCGAGCTACAGCGTGCAGACAAGCGAAACAGGTAGTGTGACTACAATAGGTAGTGTTACTGTTACAGGTAGTGTTACAGGCAGTGTTACTACAATAGGTAGTGTTACTGTTACACGTAGTGTGACTACAATAGGTAGTGTTACTGTTACACGTAGTGTGACTACAATAGGTAGTGTTACTACAATAGGTTGTTGCACTTGCAGGTAGTATTATTACAGGTCGTGTTACGTTAAATGTTAACAATACTCTTGCAGATAGTTTTGCATCTACAGGATGTAATACTACAATATTGTGTAGCACTATGACAGGAGGCGTTACTGCTAAATGTAGGGAAAGCTGTTACAGATACAGGATGTATAACACAGGCGTTACTGCTACATGTAGTGaaggtgttacaggtgttacagacACACGACTATTTGTGTCTCCACACACAGACCGTGCTACACACCGTGTTGCCTAGCGACTCACGTGCACGTAGCCAGTGGCTGTCTTGTCCACTCACACTATGTTTGTATGTGagcgaaagaaaaatgtctgtcttGCCTTCCtgggacagacaataaagttgatttgaTGACAGGCTCATTACGTGTCACAACATGTCGTGGCGATGTTTCCTCATGTTGACCCTGTTGACCCTGTGGTCTGTGGCCAGGGAGCGGACACTGCGCGCAGCGCGCGAGGACGTGTACGTCTGGTATCGCCATGGTGACAAGGTGTCGCACCACGCACAGCAGCACGAGCCCACGGAGACGACGTCACTGCTGGCCTccactgacgtcagcattggAAACGGCGCAGTCAAGGGCGGTAAGCCAGACAAGAAGAGCAAGATGGTGGAGGCCTCCCTGTTCCGCGTGCTGGTCAAGACTTACGGCCTTGAATTTATCAAGTCCTTCGTCTGCAAACTCATCTACGACCTCCTCCAGTTTGTTGGACCGATGCTGCTCGAGTGAGTTGTGTCCCTTGTCACATTACCGATGACGTGTAGTGTAGATAAATGTCTATGCGCCCCCTCCCCCTATCCATCTCCCTCACTCTAACGACAAATACATCCCTGTGATAAGCTACGCTAATATCTTATAACGCACTACACACTAACCTAGCTAACGCTAACGTCTTACCTACGTCACATTAGCGCTATAGCAGGTGACCATAATATGACCAGTCACGTGCTCATGACGCATTGCCTGTCGGGACAGCGTCCTCATCGCCTACACCAACCACAAGGACAGCGAGGCGCAGTGGAAGGGCTACGTGTACGCATGCGCCATGTTCGTGGTGGCAGTGGCGGCCTCTGTCTTCTTCCACCAGCAGTTCCACATCAGCATGACGCTGGGCATGAGAATCAAGTCCGCTCTCATCTCCGCCCTCTACAGGaaggtgggtgtgtgtggtgcacCTGTCTACACTCAGTGGTCAGCAGCAACACGATTACTCGCATCTCTAGACAcggtgacctctgacccctacACAAAAGTCGAAGTAACAAATCTCCTCCTTAACCTTTTACAACCTACGTGTCACTGACACTGAATTTGCGTCCTTAACCCTTCTGATCACGTGTGTTGGTGTGACACAAGTCGTGTTCACTTGGTTGGACATCCTGACTGCAGGATCTGATTGTTCGTTTGATTGTAGTCCCTGTCTACTTGGCTCTCCACTTGTTTTAAGCTCTGACCCTGGCTGTCTAGTTGTCTATAGGAGCTGACCCTGGTTGTCTACCTGTCTATAGGCCCTGACCCTGGTTGTCTACCTGTATATACACCCTGACCCTggttgtctacctgtctacagGCGCTGACCCTGAGTAACGAGGCGAGGAAGGGGTCGACTGTGGGCGAGATCGTCAACCTGATGTCTGTAGACACCCAGCGGCTACAGGACGTGGCTGGCTACCTGTGGTCCATCTGGTCCTCGCCGCTGCAGATCGCCCTGGCGCTGGCGCTGCTGTGGGGTCAGCTGGGGGTCTCGGTGCTGGCCGGCCTGGCCATCATGGTGCTGCTCATCCCTGTCAACGCCGTGGTGGCCACCAAGACCCGCAAGTACCAGATGCAGCAGATGAAGCTGAAGGACGCGCGCCTCAAACTCATGAACGAAGTGCTGTCCGGCATTAAGGTCAGTCAGTGCAGTTGTTTATTCCACGTAGATATGGTTGAGTAAACCGTCAGGTAACGGAGAGGTCTGTTTACAACTTTGTTCACATTTGAATACAATAGTTTCATTGACATGCGGAGGTTGTTTGTAGTTCTGTCTGCATCAAGTCCTCGTTACACAAATAATCTGCTTCTTCGGCTAAACGCGTTTAGTTCTCGGACAGCCTAGGCTAGAATATTCTATGGAAGGTTGGCTTGCCTCAAACACAGACCTCGTGctgctttatttcaaacaaacaatCGTTTAACGATGAGCTCGAGCAGCATGCCCTCCTTGGCCTTGATGACCCGTGTGTCCTGTCGTGTCCCGGATGAAAacctttaagattttttttatatcaagcAAGAAGTTGTTCAGTTAATTGTCTGTTTATGTCGCCAACGATAGGTTAACGTtattccactttttaaaaaaatgaaagcatagCCTTGTAGACTTACATTGTTGTTACAGAGGCACCTGTGCTAGAAATCTCAATCTTATTTTGACCACTGAGAAACATGGAGTCTTTCGTTTACCCAAGAAATGTCATCATCTGAAACTGTGTTCTACCTGTCAGGTGCTCAAGTTGTACGCGTGGGAGAAATCTTTTGAGGAAAAGGTGTCTGACATCAGAAACAAAGAGTTGCAGGTGTTGCGGAAGTCGGCATACCTCAACGCCTTCTCCACCTTCGTGTGGACGTGTGCACCTTTCTTGGTAATCGTCTTTTGGGGTCGTCCTGCTGTTAGCTTGGATTGATTACCGTGATACTGGCATAGGGGCTtactgcctgtgtgtgtgtgtgtgtgactccAGACAAtacttgtttgtctgtgtgtgtgtggctccAGACAATACTTGTGTGTCTGTAGGTCACTCCATGCAATGCCTGTTTGTCTACATGTGACTCCAGGGAGTacctgtttgtctgtgtgacaCCAGCCAATACCTGTTTGACTCTGTGACCCTAGGTGACCCTGGCGACCTTTGCCACGTACGTGCTGGCGTCTGAAGACCATTACCTTGACGCTCAGAAAGCCTTCGTGTCGCTGTCTCTGTTCAACATCCTGCGCTTTCCTATCAACCTGCTGCCCATGATCATCACCTACATCGCCcaggtaagtgtgtgtgtgtgtgtgagcgcgggCATGCGCGTGCGTGCTAGAGTCAGCACAAAGACGACACGAGCGCTAAAGTAAACTGTTATCAAGTCCAACATTTCTGGCACAGGTCACTACCGGATACAGAATTATTTCAATGTCTCCTGTCAATCCTGACCACAAGCGGTGAAAGTCATGCAGCGTTTGTCAAATAAATGATTTTGACTAGTTTGCACACTCTACCTTACGTGAACAAGTCCGTTATGTTTCTATTTGCCATTACTtattctcttaaaataaaatctcacaTTCTGATGTTAGTGTGTTTACACTAAAGTCTCACCTTCTGATGTTAGTGTGTTTACACTAAATGCCAGACATAAGTTACACTTTGTGCCATGATGCTACTGCTGTCTGTCCATCAGGCCCAGGTGTCTGTGTCTCGCATTGGAGCGTTCCTGAGGAACTCTGATCTGAACAGCTCCAACGTCCACTACGACAGCAGTGCAGGTACAGGTTGTGATGGCTGACAGCAATCCTGTACCTGGGACTACTTCACTCTCATTTCTCCTGTTTGCCTAGCAAGCTgcttctccatctttctctctcctccacacacgccatacttctctctttctctcctccacacatgccctacttctctctctctcctccacacatgccctacttctctctctctctcctccacacacgccctacttctctctctctctgcctttgtCCTGATTTCCGAGGGACGCTCACTGAACTAATGCACAAGATAGGTGCGAAGGACGGCGAGAAGAGCAGAGTACCGAATATTTATGTTGGTACCCGTCAGTTGATGATTTCATTAACATTAAATGTTACATTTGCATGATGCCTTCTATCTCTAAGAGAGagacacgtgcacacacacacacacacgactgaACTTATGACCTTTTTTATTCAGAGGAAGCTGTGCTCATCGACAAGGGGACGTTCACCTGGGACACACAGCTGCCCACACCCACTCTCAGAAAGTAAGACAGCTGCTGGTCTACACTCTCAGAtgttactctctctctctctctctcagatatccactctctctcactcagatATTCACtcccactctcactcactcccaaaTATCCTTTATGGGGAGGACTGCTCAGTGAGCTGTCGATGTAACGTCTGCTGGTGATGGTGAGGTCAACAGTCCTACACGAATGACAACAACCCAGAATATTGGTGTCACCAGCAGCGGACGCCACATATTTATGTTGCTAAATATAATTTCTAGTATTCTTGAGAACATTGTCACGAGTCCAGTAACACTACTCACATCATCGTCACCACACAACCGTCAGCTAGTTGTCCTTTGTTTCGTGCACTCGTTCCATTTTAATTCTAGCATCAACCTCAAGATTCAGCGCGGCCAGCTGGTGGCAGTGGTGGGCCAGGTAGGCGCAGGTAAATCCTCACTGGTGTCCGCCATGCTGGGCGAGCTGGAGAAGCTGTCTGGTCACGTGGTTGTACAGGTTGGTCGaggatgttttgttttcatctaaATCTAGTTCCTCTGGTTCATTTGTTCACATGAGGAATTCAGCAACGTTGTTTTACcgtttaattgtttactttctgtgaagtgtgtgtatgcaggtgacagtgtttttgtttttgtttgttgttgcatCTCTCTGATATCTTGACGTAACCTCTGTGTGGTGACGTCTGCTTTGTGCACCTTTGTGCCGTCACAGAGCAGCGTGGCGTACGTGGCGCAGCAGGCGTGGATCCAAAACGTCACACTACGTGACAACGTTCTCTTTGGCTCGCCCTACCACCAGCGCCAGTACGACAAGGTGCTCGACGCATGCGCACTCAGACCTGACCTTGACATTCTACCTGGAGGCGACATGACAGAGATCGGTGAAAAGGTATGACTATAGTGGCTTCAAGTGATCTTGCAGATGATTGGCCCTCACTTTATGTTACCTTCTCCGCCCCACCTATTCTCAAACGTCACACCCATGGCCCACACGAATGTTGAGGGTTGGGCCCACGTGATCTGAAGGGCACGAGGCCCACACAGTGATAGGGGCACAAGGCTCAGACTCAGATGAATGTGATAAATAGCATTTACAGGCTCTTTGACTCTTCTTAGAACTCTTGGTCACGTGTTAAGGTCGCTGTTCTTACTCTTGACAACGAGAAATGTCCTGTGGGGGGTTGAGCTTCAGTGCAGAGCACCAAGGTAAATGAGTAGATTGACAGGTGTAAACAGTTAGAGCTGTGTGCAGGCTATGAACTAGAGTGGGTTGACAGGTGTAAACAGCTAGaactgtgtgcatgtacatgtatactgCTAGAGTGGGTTGACAGGTGTAAAAAGCAGTTAGAGCTGTGTGCATGCTATGAACTAGAGTGGGTTGACAGGTGTTGAACTGTGTGCAGGCTGTTAACTAGAGTGGGTTGACAGGTGTAAACAGTTACAACTGTGTGCAGGGCATCAACCTGAGCGGAGGTCAGAAGCAGCGGGTCAGCCTGGCGCGTGCTGTGTACAGTGACGCCGACATCTACCTGTTGGACGATCCGCTCAGCGCCGTGGACTCGCACGTGGGCAAACACATCTTCCAGCAGGTCATCGGCAGCAAGGGGCTGCTGCACAAGAAGGTAGAGAGTGGGGAGGGTAGCAAGCTCCGGGTATCTGGATGTACCGCATACATTGCCAGGTGTTTAGATGCACGGTATAAACTAATAGTCAGGTGTGATGTGTGAGTCACTTCCATGATGTACAGCACAAACAATAGTCAGGTGTGATGTGTGGGGATGGAGGTAGCTCCATGCTCAATGTTTAATTCACTGATGCATGGACATCTTACGGGACtcagaaaagagacaaagaaagttgTGTTATATAAATAACACGAtacaaataacattaaataatatcATAGATGTTAGATGTAGCTGATATAATCGAGAGTTGTGTATCTGTACAGTGAGTAAAGGTGGGACTTGAGAAAGTTGGCAGAAAGCTGCTACACGACAGCTGTGCAAATAAAGTCTGCAAAATGTCGCACACACAGCTGTGTAGAGACTAGCCACGGATTTACACAAATACACCGAGAGAACCCGCTGACGTGTAGATACCGAGCTGTGACGTGTTGAGATGTTTGTAGGGTACCTTTGTCTGGGTACAGAGTCCTGCAGGGTAAATCCATTCCACTGTGTGCAACAGAACGATGAGGCCAGTCAACTGTGGTAGCTCTCTGTGACGTTGTCCCTCGCTAACGTGTATACGTCACATGTCACGTGCAGACTCGCGTGCTGGTGACGCACGGCGTGCACTGGCTGCCTATGTGTGACGTCATAGTGGTGATGACTGACGGGAGGATCTCGGAGATGGGTTCTTACGATGAGCTGCTGAGCCACGGCGGCGACTTTGCGCAGTTCCTCAAGACCTTCTTCACCCAGAACCCcgacagcgacgacgacgaccccGAAAGTAAGTTGTGCAGCTTCTGGATGTGCACTTGAGCTCGACAAAGCCTCCATGTAACCGCAGTAGACTAGACAGGATGATACAAAGCACACCTGGCATCACCACCTCAGCCATCGTCGTCCAGACCAACAGATGTGACGTCTACCCACACTTAGGTTACACTAAAGGTTACACTACGATGACGTACACAAGTAGGTTACACTAAAGGTTACACTAAGATGACATACATCAGCAGGTGTAATTAGATGATAATCTACAGacgagagaggagaggagaagaGCTACCTGGCGCCAGCCAGTTGTGCAAGTTGTTGGTGGAGGAGGCTGGCATGATGCAGCGTCTGTGACGTACTGTAGTTTATCTTGTAATGCGCGTGACGTGCTCGCCTCATTTGTGTGCATGGTGAATGACTCCGACTGTTGGTTGTCTGCAGTCCAGGCCATCAAAGCCAAGATTCTGGAGAGAGTGGACTCCGTGACCTCTGACACCGCTGCGACCTCAGGCGACGAGCAGGTCTCCAAGTACGTAGTCGTCACTTGAAATGTCCGTTGAGTAAAAACATTCAAGCTGTTAGTGACGAGACGCACAGACTTCCTACTGACaggaattgtgtgtgtgtgccaagcTACATGGCGATGTTTTCTGTCATGACAGTGAAGGCAGCCTGACATCACAGGTTGTCACTGCCAGAATGTTCCTGTACTTGTGctgtgtatcacgtgaccatTCATTTCCTGTCCACATCCTGTCCACATGCTGTCCTCTTCAAATGCCCGCAAACAGTCGCTCAGCGTTCAGTTCTTATAATGGAAACCCAATCATTACAGTCCATACATAGATACATAGATGTAACTTAGTAACCTACTTACTGTGGAGCTCACACTTAGTCACAACACTAtttatatgtgagtgtgtgtgttgatatgtatatatttgtgtgtgtgatgcagaCGTCACACTGCGTCACGACAGACAAGCGCAGCGCCatcagagaagaaagacaagaccGATAACCCAAAGGACAAGGAGAAGCCAGCTGCTGCCAAAGATAAGctgatagaagaagaaaaatcggAAAAAGGAAAGGTAATGTGTAGATTCGTTTACTTACATTACCATTGTCAGGGTTAAGGTGtgggactgatgatgatgatgatgatgatgatgacaggtgAAGATGGCGGTGTTCATGAACTATTTCCGGGCCATCGGTCTGGGAGTGTCGGCgttggtgctgctgctgttcgCCGTGTACCAAAGTCTCAGCATGTACTCCAGCATCTGGCTGTCTGACTGGACGGATGACGCGCTGCTGGCCAACAGCAGTCTACGCAACACCAGCCAGTACCAGGACCGCAACTACCTCTACCTGGGTGTCTACGGGGCGCTGGGGGTCGGCCAGGGTCAGTGACGTACTGAGTTGTACTGTAGAAACTTTATGTTGTAGTAAAGACACCACGTGATTATTACAGGAGCTGTACAGGCTATACTAAAACTGTACTGAGCATGTGGTAATGTATAAACTGTACATGTTGTATTGTATAAACTGTAATGCCGTATTGTATAAACTGTACATGTTGTATTGTATAAACTGTACATGTTGTACTGTATAAACTGTACATGTTGTATTGTATAAACTGTACATGTACTGTATAAACTGTACATGTACTGTATAAACTGTACATGTACTGTATAAACTGTACATGTACTGTATAAACTGTACATGTTGTATTGTATAAACTGTATATGTTGTATTGTATAAACTGTACATGTTGTATTGTATAAACTGTACATGTTGTGTTGTATAAACTGTACATGTTGTATTGTATAAACTGTGTATGTTGTATTGTATAAACTGTACATGTACTGTATAAACTGTGCGTGTGTTACAGTGTATTACTGTATAAACGCTAGGGGTCACGTGATTAGGGACACCGGTAGGGCTGGTAGgtatgagtgagtgaaggaaaaGTGGAGAAGGACAGCGTGTACAGTGAGGGACTAGCACACAGTGAACACAGCGCGTGTAAGTGCCGTGTGGATgtcagtgtgcatgtgtgtgtttggctgcttgtgtgtatggtatgtatgtctgtgtgctcataagtatttgtgcatgttatatgtgtgtgtgtgtgtgtttgagactATGAGTGTCTGTATgtccatgtgtttgtgtgtgcgtgtgtgtgtgtgcatatattgatttgtgtgtctgtgtgtatacctgcatgtttgtgtatcCATGGTGTGCGTCTGTGTTTCTCCCGACAGCCATCGCGGTGCTGGCCTACTCGGTGCTGGCCTCCGTGTCCATGGTAACGGCGGCCGGAAACCTCCACTCGCGCATGCTCTCTAACGTCCTGCGCGCTCCCATGATGTTTTTTGACACCACGCCGTCCGGCCGCATCGTCAACCGCTTCTCCAGTGacgtggcggtggtggacaacACTCTGCCCGCCACGCTGCGGATGGTGATGCTGCAGGTGTTCGGCGTCATCGGCACGTTGATCATCATCAGCTACAGCACCCCCATCTTCCTCTCCGTCGTCGTGCCCCTAGGCCTCCTCTACTACCTCGTGCAGGTGAGTGCTCGTGCTACTCCTCCTCCACCTGCTGCAGGTAAGCGTCACTCACTGGTCACGTGTTCTTCTCTCTACCAACCAGCACGAG
Encoded proteins:
- the LOC112568671 gene encoding LOW QUALITY PROTEIN: multidrug resistance-associated protein 1-like (The sequence of the model RefSeq protein was modified relative to this genomic sequence to represent the inferred CDS: inserted 1 base in 1 codon); this translates as MRVAVAAPPCLPPLPAPPARRRQDTGERPQHTQDAAVPAAGHTGGGGDATSRRRGSGRRKEGGDSHLRVRRSQNGDFPAGGGLVQVERVKGVVTSGVLWLFWFFLTIAGIVPFYTKIHQEEYNSSLFMFALYYIYFALVLTQLVLHSFADRLGRHGYQFLGQKPSPEVLASFPSRLVFWWINSLVVRAYRHGLTQDDLFDLHPRDQSARVVPEFQAAWERELQRADKRNRERTLRAAREDVYVWYRHGDKVSHHAQQHEPTETTSLLASTDVSIGNGAVKGGKPDKKSKMVEASLFRVLVKTYGLEFIKSFVCKLIYDLLQFVGPMLLDVLIAYTNHKDSEAQWKGYVYACAMFVVAVAASVFFHQQFHISMTLGMRIKSALISALYRKALTLSNEARKGSTVGEIVNLMSVDTQRLQDVAGYLWSIWSSPLQIALALALLWGQLGVSVLAGLAIMVLLIPVNAVVATKTRKYQMQQMKLKDARLKLMNEVLSGIKVLKLYAWEKSFEEKVSDIRNKELQVLRKSAYLNAFSTFVWTCAPFLVTLATFATYVLASEDHYLDAQKAFVSLSLFNILRFPINLLPMIITYIAQAQVSVSRIGAFLRNSDLNSSNVHYDSSAEEAVLIDKGTFTWDTQLPTPTLRNINLKIQRGQLVAVVGQVGAGKSSLVSAMLGELEKLSGHVVVQSSVAYVAQQAWIQNVTLRDNVLFGSPYHQRQYDKVLDACALRPDLDILPGGDMTEIGEKGINLSGGQKQRVSLARAVYSDADIYLLDDPLSAVDSHVGKHIFQQVIGSKGLLHKKTRVLVTHGVHWLPMCDVIVVMTDGRISEMGSYDELLSHGGDFAQFLKTFFTQNPDSDDDDPEIQAIKAKILERVDSVTSDTAATSGDEQVSKRHTASRQTSAAPSEKKDKTDNPKDKEKPAAAKDKLIEEEKSEKGKVKMAVFMNYFRAIGLGVSALVLLLFAVYQSLSMYSSIWLSDWTDDALLANSSLRNTSQYQDRNYLYLGVYGALGVGQAIAVLAYSVLASVSMVTAAGNLHSRMLSNVLRAPMMFFDTTPSGRIVNRFSSDVAVVDNTLPATLRMVMLQVFGVIGTLIIISYSTPIFLSVVVPLGLLYYLVQRFYIPTSRELKRIESTTRXPIFNHFSETITGAASIRAYKCQQRFIDDNASKVDTNLVFYFAGIASNRWLGFRLEFLGNLVILAAAMFAVGTPDLHGGLVGLSVSYAMQVTQGLNWMVRMVSDLETNVVSVERLKEYSESATEADWVLPGRRPPRGWPEQGSVNFVGYSTRYRPGLDLVLKDLSIDIQGGQKVGIVGRTGAGKSSMTVALFRLIEAASGSIVIDGQVIGHMGLHDLRSRLTILPQDPVLFSGSLRMNLDPFDEYSDVQLWQVLEHAHLKKFVSEIEAGLLYECGEGGSNLSVGQRQLVCLARSLLRKTKILVLDEATAAVDMETDHLIQRTIRTEFRDCTVLTIAHRLNTIMDYDRILVMDQGVVKEYDSPSVLLQNKNSIFYSMARDANLV